The Bradyrhizobium sp. CCBAU 051011 DNA segment GGACGCGATTTTCCGCCTCATGGGAAGCGGCGCCGCGGCCGCTTCTCACTTCCGCCGCGCCTTCTGGTCGAACGCGCTGAGCACCGCGAGCGTCATCGCGGTGATGCCGGTCTCGATGGTCGGCCTCGGCACCGGTGCGAACAGCGGCGAATGATTGGACGGTATCGGTGGTCCGCCGTTGCGTGCTGCGTCGATGCGTTCCTGGTCATAGACGCCGATGTTGAACATCATCGATGGCACGCCGGCGGCAGCGAATTCGGAGAAATCCTCGCTGGCGGTCCCTGGCGGCGAAACCCTGAACTTGTCGCCAAATACCGTCTTCAGCGCATCAGCAGCGGTGGCGACCACATCGGGATCGTTCATGACGGGTTTGGCCCCCTCGGCGATCTTGATATCGGGCGCGGGTGCGCCTGACATGGCGGCAGCGGCCTTTGCCGTTCGTTCAATTCCGGCATGCAGCTTGGCGCGAACCTCGGGCTTGTAGGAGCGAATGGTTCCGGAGATCTGCACGGAGTCGGGAATGATATTTCCAGCGGTGCCGCCGTGAATGGCGCCGATGCTCACGACGCCGAATTCAGTTGGATCCTTTTCCCGGCTGATCACGCTTTGTACGTCGACGATGAACCGCGCCGCAATCGTAACGGGATCGACGGTCGTGTGCGGCGCCGAGCCATGACCGCCACGGCCGTGGAATGTCACCTCGAGGCTGTCGGCGGCAGACGTGCCGACCCCGGTACGATAGAAGACCGTGCCATGAGAGAATGGGCCCGCATGCAGGGCAAAGGCGACGTCGGGCTTGGGAAAGCGCGTGAACAGGCCATGCGCAATCATGGCACGGGCGCCGGCCACAATCTCTTCCGCCGGCTGGGCGATGAACATCAGCGTGCCGCGCCATTGGTCCTTCAGGCCAAGCAGCGTCTTCGCCGTTCCGACCCAGCTCGCCATGTGGATGTCGTGACCGCAGCTATGGGCGACGAACACTTCCCGCCCGTTCCAGTTGGCCTTGTCGCGGCTCGCATATTCGAGTCCGGTCTTTTCCTCCATCGGCAGCGCATCGAGTTCGGTGCGCACCATGATGGTGGGGCCATCGCCATTTTTGTAAATCGCGACTAGCCCGGTCTTGCCGACGTTCTCGGTGACGTCGAAGCCGAGCGCGCGCATTTCCGCGGCGAGCCTGGCGGCGGTCTTCACCTCCTGAAAGGCAAGCTCCGGGTGGGCGTGGATATCCTTGTAGAGCGCGTCGAGTTTTGGATAATCGCTTTCGATCGAGGCCTGGATCGCCTTCTTCAGTTGGGCGGCGTCGAGTTCTGCATGGGCCGGCAGCGAGGTAGCTGCGAATAAGGTGACGGCTGCAGCCAACGAGTTGACAAATCGATTCATGCCCGGGCTCCTTCGATTGCGCTGCAATGCGTGGTCAAAGTCACTGGCTCGTCATGCTCGGGGCAAAAGCGCGAAGCGCGTCTTCGCG contains these protein-coding regions:
- a CDS encoding amidohydrolase encodes the protein MNRFVNSLAAAVTLFAATSLPAHAELDAAQLKKAIQASIESDYPKLDALYKDIHAHPELAFQEVKTAARLAAEMRALGFDVTENVGKTGLVAIYKNGDGPTIMVRTELDALPMEEKTGLEYASRDKANWNGREVFVAHSCGHDIHMASWVGTAKTLLGLKDQWRGTLMFIAQPAEEIVAGARAMIAHGLFTRFPKPDVAFALHAGPFSHGTVFYRTGVGTSAADSLEVTFHGRGGHGSAPHTTVDPVTIAARFIVDVQSVISREKDPTEFGVVSIGAIHGGTAGNIIPDSVQISGTIRSYKPEVRAKLHAGIERTAKAAAAMSGAPAPDIKIAEGAKPVMNDPDVVATAADALKTVFGDKFRVSPPGTASEDFSEFAAAGVPSMMFNIGVYDQERIDAARNGGPPIPSNHSPLFAPVPRPTIETGITAMTLAVLSAFDQKARRK